A single Pseudomonas sp. HN11 DNA region contains:
- a CDS encoding polyurethane esterase, with the protein MGIFDYKNLGTEGSKAVFADAMAITLYSYHNLDNGFAVGYQHNGLGLGLPATLVGALLGSTDSQGVIPGIPWNPDSEKAALEAVQKAGWTPISASALGYSGKVDARGTFFGEKAGYTTAQVEVLGKYDDAGKLLEIGIGFRGTSGPRETLISDSIGDLVSDLLAALGPKDYAKNYAGEAFGGLLKNVADFASAHGLSGKDVVVSGHSLGGLAVNSMADLSNNKWAGFYKDANYVAYASPTQSAGDKVLNIGYENDPVFRALDGSSFNPSSLGVHDKPHESTTDNIVSFNDHYASTLWNVLPFSIVNLPTWVSHLPTGYGDGMTRVLESGFYEQMTRDSTVIVANLSDPARANTWVQDLNRNAEPHKGDTFIIGSNGNDLIQGGKGADFIEGGKGNDTIRDNSGHNTFLFSGHFGQDRVIGYQSTDKLVFKDVQGNVDYREHGGDTVISVGGDSVTLVGVNGWSGEMLIS; encoded by the coding sequence GTGGGTATCTTTGATTATAAAAACCTCGGGACCGAGGGCTCAAAAGCAGTGTTCGCCGACGCCATGGCGATTACGTTGTATTCCTATCACAACCTGGATAACGGCTTTGCCGTGGGTTACCAGCACAACGGCCTGGGGTTGGGCTTGCCGGCTACGTTGGTCGGGGCGCTGCTGGGCAGCACGGATTCCCAGGGCGTGATCCCCGGCATTCCCTGGAATCCGGATTCGGAAAAAGCCGCGCTGGAAGCGGTGCAAAAGGCCGGTTGGACGCCCATCAGTGCCAGCGCCTTGGGTTACAGTGGCAAAGTCGACGCGCGAGGCACCTTCTTTGGCGAAAAGGCGGGCTACACCACGGCCCAGGTCGAGGTGCTGGGCAAATACGATGACGCCGGCAAGTTGCTGGAGATCGGCATCGGTTTTCGCGGCACCTCGGGCCCACGGGAAACCTTGATAAGTGACTCCATCGGCGATTTGGTCAGCGACCTGCTGGCGGCGCTGGGGCCCAAGGATTACGCGAAAAATTATGCCGGGGAAGCGTTTGGCGGTTTGCTCAAGAACGTCGCCGACTTTGCCAGTGCCCATGGTCTAAGCGGCAAAGATGTGGTGGTCAGCGGCCACAGCCTGGGCGGTTTGGCGGTCAACAGCATGGCGGACCTGAGCAACAATAAGTGGGCCGGGTTCTACAAGGACGCGAATTACGTGGCTTACGCCTCGCCCACCCAGAGTGCTGGCGACAAGGTGCTGAATATCGGCTACGAGAACGATCCAGTGTTTCGTGCGCTGGACGGCTCGTCTTTCAACCCGTCATCCCTGGGCGTGCACGACAAGCCCCATGAATCGACCACCGACAATATCGTCAGCTTTAACGACCACTACGCCTCGACGCTGTGGAATGTGCTGCCGTTTTCCATAGTCAACCTGCCGACCTGGGTCTCACACCTGCCCACCGGTTATGGCGATGGCATGACGCGCGTGCTCGAATCAGGCTTCTACGAGCAGATGACCCGTGATTCCACGGTGATTGTCGCCAACCTGTCCGACCCAGCGCGGGCCAACACCTGGGTGCAGGACCTGAACCGCAATGCCGAGCCGCACAAAGGCGATACCTTCATCATCGGCAGCAACGGTAATGACCTGATCCAGGGCGGCAAGGGCGCGGACTTTATCGAGGGTGGCAAAGGCAATGACACGATCCGGGATAACAGCGGGCACAACACCTTCCTGTTCAGCGGGCATTTCGGGCAGGATCGGGTGATTGGCTATCAATCGACGGACAAGCTGGTGTTCAAGGATGTGCAGGGGAATGTGGATTACCGTGAGCACGGTGGGGATACGGTGATCAGTGTCGGCGGGGATTCGGTGACGCTGGTGGGGGTGAATGGATGGTCGGGCGAAATGCTCATTAGCTAG
- a CDS encoding HlyD family type I secretion periplasmic adaptor subunit codes for MSSITFEPGFKERDAKFFARMGWLLTVVGAGGFFLWASLAPLDQGIAVQGTVVVSGKRKAVQTLSPGVVSRILVKEGERVKQGQPLFRLDQTQHQADVQSLQAQYRMAWASVARWQSERDNHTSISFPAELSANPDPALALVLEGQRQLFSSRREAFAREQAGIRANIEGATAQLGGMRRARSDLTAQAQSLRDQLSNLQPLADNGYIPRNRLMDYQRQLSQVQQDLAQNTGESGRVEQGILESRLKLQQHSEEYQKEVRSQLADAQLRSLTLEQQLTSAGFDLQHSEINAPADGIAVNLSVHTEGAVVRAGETLLEIVPQDTRLEVEGHLPVHLVDKVGTHLPVDILFTAFNQSRTPRVPGEVSLISADQMLDEKTGAPYYVLRTTVSDAALEKLHGLVIKPGMPAEMFVRTGERSLLNYLFKPLLDRSGSALTEE; via the coding sequence ATGAGCAGCATCACGTTTGAACCAGGCTTCAAAGAGCGCGACGCCAAGTTTTTCGCCCGCATGGGCTGGTTGCTGACGGTGGTTGGCGCCGGTGGCTTCTTTCTGTGGGCCAGCCTGGCGCCGCTGGACCAGGGGATTGCGGTGCAGGGCACCGTAGTGGTATCGGGTAAGCGCAAGGCGGTGCAAACCCTGAGCCCCGGCGTGGTCAGCCGGATTTTGGTGAAGGAGGGCGAACGGGTTAAGCAAGGCCAGCCGCTGTTTCGTCTCGATCAGACCCAGCATCAGGCCGACGTGCAGTCCCTGCAAGCCCAGTACCGCATGGCCTGGGCCAGCGTGGCGCGCTGGCAGAGCGAGCGGGATAACCACACCAGCATCAGCTTTCCCGCTGAACTGAGCGCCAATCCCGACCCCGCCCTGGCGTTGGTGCTGGAAGGTCAGCGCCAGTTGTTCAGCAGCCGTCGCGAAGCCTTTGCCCGCGAACAGGCCGGTATCCGCGCCAACATCGAAGGCGCCACGGCGCAGTTGGGGGGCATGCGTCGTGCCCGCAGCGACCTGACTGCCCAGGCGCAATCCCTGCGTGACCAACTGAGCAATCTGCAGCCCTTGGCGGACAACGGCTACATCCCGCGCAACCGGCTGATGGACTACCAGCGGCAGTTATCCCAGGTGCAACAGGACCTGGCGCAGAACACCGGCGAAAGTGGCCGGGTGGAGCAGGGCATCCTCGAATCGCGCCTGAAATTGCAACAGCACAGCGAGGAATACCAGAAGGAAGTGCGCAGCCAGTTGGCCGATGCGCAACTGCGCAGCCTGACCCTGGAGCAGCAACTCACCTCGGCGGGGTTCGACCTGCAGCACAGCGAAATCAACGCCCCGGCGGATGGCATCGCGGTCAATCTCAGTGTGCACACCGAAGGCGCCGTAGTGCGAGCCGGTGAGACCTTGCTGGAGATCGTGCCCCAGGACACACGCCTGGAGGTGGAAGGGCATTTGCCGGTGCATTTGGTCGACAAGGTCGGCACGCACCTGCCGGTCGATATCCTGTTCACCGCGTTCAACCAGAGCCGAACACCGCGGGTGCCGGGGGAGGTCAGCCTGATATCGGCCGACCAGATGCTCGATGAAAAAACCGGCGCGCCCTATTACGTACTGCGCACCACGGTCAGCGACGCGGCCCTGGAAAAACTCCACGGGCTGGTGATCAAGCCCGGCATGCCCGCCGAGATGTTCGTGCGCACCGGCGAGCGTTCGTTGCTCAATTACCTGTTCAAGCCGCTGCTCGACCGCTCCGGCTCCGCGTTGACCGAGGAATGA
- the eprS gene encoding autotransporter serine peptidase EprS yields MITDSPRFKPFTAGSLLLLSVAAQAAYTESGQPGNAASWRSTEFQSDWGLGRMKADEAYAAGITGSGVKIGALDSGFDPNHPEASKDRYHAVTASGSYVDGSAFSTTGALNPNNDAHGTHVTGTMGAARDGVGMHGVAYNAQLYVGNTNANDSFLFGPTPDPKYFKAVYSALVDSGVRAINNSWGSQPKDVSYSTLGDLHAAYAQHYNQGTWLDAAADVAKAGVINVFSAGNSGYANASVRSALPYFQPELEGHWLAVSGLDKANNQKYNRCGIAKYWCISTPGALINSTIPDGGYGVKSGTSMSAPHATGALALVMERYPYMTNEQALQVLLTTATQLDGSITQAPNTTVGWGVPDLGRAMHGPGQLLGPMNVSLAAGQGDAWSNGISDQALLQRQTEDAAEHSAWQQTLIDKGWQNGVGAGASQQDQTDYAIGTARDHAAATRIYEGSLIKSGAGTLVLSGDSTYRGATTVNGGLLTVNGSLTSAVTVNDSGTLGGSGRIAALSVNHGGRVAPGNSVGTLQVAGDVNLGAGSTYAVELTPTRSDRIVAGGRAILGGGNVTLALENSPTLLSGAQAQTLIGRQYTILQAAGGIQGQFGQVLPDYLFLGGTLGYATDGVQLDVVRNDATFASVAATRNQRNVAAAAEQLGAGNPVYESLLQSDSIAVAQQGLQQLSGEIYPAIGTLLINDSLQLRDAVGERLRHVPVAAESNLWLKALGAWGKRDSRSETAGFTTYLGGLLGGVDGALDEQTRVGLVAGYSDSSLSMGSGTHSSASIDSYHFGAYVGRELGDWRVSGGGAYSWHRGDVKRDLQYGAVSGKQSTKLDARTAQLFTEAAYRINLQSLALEPFANLAYVHLDSDAFHEKGAAAALERGSDRRDAVLSTLGMRALKTVALNDHQQLQLSGSLGWQHSLTAVESEEHLVFVAGGPSFAVRSSPLLRDAALVGVQASLALSPATRVNLDYSGQWGGREKTQGVGLSLNWQF; encoded by the coding sequence ATGATTACCGATTCACCGCGTTTCAAACCGTTTACCGCCGGTTCATTGTTGCTGTTGTCCGTTGCGGCGCAGGCGGCCTACACCGAGAGCGGCCAGCCAGGGAACGCCGCCAGTTGGCGCTCCACCGAGTTCCAGAGTGACTGGGGGTTGGGACGCATGAAAGCGGATGAAGCCTACGCCGCCGGTATAACCGGCAGCGGGGTGAAGATCGGCGCGCTGGACTCGGGCTTCGACCCCAACCACCCGGAAGCCTCCAAAGACCGCTATCACGCCGTCACCGCCAGCGGCAGTTACGTGGATGGCAGCGCCTTCAGCACCACCGGTGCGCTCAACCCCAATAATGACGCCCACGGCACTCATGTCACCGGCACGATGGGCGCAGCCCGCGATGGTGTAGGCATGCATGGCGTGGCATACAACGCGCAACTCTACGTAGGCAATACCAACGCCAACGACAGCTTCCTGTTTGGCCCGACGCCCGATCCCAAATACTTCAAGGCGGTGTACAGCGCCTTGGTGGATTCCGGTGTGAGGGCGATCAACAACAGCTGGGGCAGCCAGCCCAAGGATGTCAGTTACAGCACCCTCGGCGACCTGCATGCGGCCTACGCCCAGCACTACAACCAGGGCACGTGGCTGGATGCGGCGGCTGACGTGGCCAAGGCCGGTGTCATCAACGTCTTCAGCGCCGGCAACAGTGGTTACGCGAATGCCAGCGTGCGCTCGGCGTTGCCGTATTTCCAGCCGGAACTGGAAGGGCACTGGCTCGCGGTGTCGGGCCTGGACAAGGCCAACAACCAGAAATATAACAGGTGCGGCATTGCCAAATACTGGTGCATTTCCACCCCCGGCGCATTGATCAACAGCACCATCCCCGACGGCGGTTATGGCGTCAAATCCGGCACTTCGATGTCGGCGCCCCATGCTACCGGCGCGCTGGCTCTGGTGATGGAACGCTACCCCTATATGACCAACGAGCAGGCGTTGCAGGTGTTGCTGACCACCGCCACGCAGCTCGATGGTTCGATCACCCAGGCGCCCAACACCACCGTGGGTTGGGGCGTGCCGGACCTGGGCCGGGCGATGCACGGGCCGGGGCAGTTACTCGGGCCGATGAACGTGAGCCTCGCGGCCGGGCAGGGCGATGCATGGAGCAACGGCATCTCCGATCAGGCCCTGCTGCAGCGCCAGACGGAAGACGCTGCCGAGCACAGTGCGTGGCAGCAGACGCTGATCGACAAGGGCTGGCAAAACGGCGTGGGTGCCGGCGCCAGCCAGCAGGACCAAACGGACTACGCCATCGGTACAGCGCGCGATCACGCAGCAGCGACGCGGATTTATGAAGGCAGCCTGATCAAGTCCGGCGCGGGGACGCTGGTACTCAGCGGCGACAGCACCTATCGCGGTGCGACCACCGTCAACGGCGGGCTGCTGACGGTCAATGGCTCGCTGACGTCTGCGGTGACGGTCAACGACAGCGGCACACTGGGCGGCTCCGGCCGGATTGCCGCGCTGTCGGTCAACCATGGGGGGCGCGTGGCACCGGGCAACTCCGTGGGCACATTGCAGGTGGCGGGTGACGTGAACCTGGGGGCAGGTTCGACGTATGCGGTGGAACTCACGCCCACCCGCAGCGACCGTATCGTCGCCGGCGGCAGGGCAATCCTGGGCGGCGGCAACGTCACCCTGGCCCTGGAGAACAGCCCGACCCTGCTCAGCGGCGCGCAGGCGCAAACTCTGATTGGCCGCCAGTACACCATCCTCCAGGCGGCGGGGGGGATCCAGGGCCAATTTGGCCAAGTGTTGCCCGACTATCTGTTCCTCGGTGGCACCCTGGGTTACGCCACCGACGGCGTGCAGTTGGACGTGGTCCGCAATGACGCCACCTTCGCCAGCGTGGCGGCGACCCGTAATCAGCGCAACGTAGCCGCTGCCGCCGAGCAATTGGGCGCGGGCAACCCCGTGTACGAAAGCCTGCTGCAGTCGGACTCCATCGCGGTCGCGCAACAAGGCTTGCAGCAACTGTCCGGTGAAATCTACCCGGCGATCGGCACCCTGCTGATCAACGACAGCCTACAACTGCGCGACGCCGTGGGCGAGCGTTTGCGCCATGTGCCGGTCGCCGCTGAAAGCAACCTGTGGCTCAAGGCACTCGGCGCCTGGGGCAAGCGTGACAGCCGCAGTGAGACGGCGGGTTTCACCACCTACCTCGGTGGCCTGCTGGGCGGGGTCGATGGCGCGCTGGACGAGCAAACGCGTGTGGGCCTGGTCGCCGGTTACAGCGACAGCTCATTGAGCATGGGCAGCGGCACGCATTCCTCGGCGTCCATCGACAGTTATCACTTCGGTGCGTATGTCGGGCGCGAGCTGGGCGATTGGCGCGTCAGTGGCGGTGGCGCCTACAGCTGGCATCGCGGTGACGTGAAGCGTGACCTGCAATACGGCGCTGTCAGCGGTAAACAGAGCACCAAACTGGATGCGCGCACGGCGCAACTCTTCACCGAAGCAGCCTACCGGATAAACCTGCAATCCTTGGCACTGGAGCCGTTCGCCAACCTGGCCTATGTGCACCTGGACAGTGACGCGTTTCATGAAAAAGGCGCTGCCGCGGCCTTGGAGCGTGGCAGCGATCGGCGCGACGCCGTGCTCAGCACGCTCGGCATGCGGGCCCTGAAAACCGTTGCTCTCAATGACCATCAGCAATTGCAGCTTTCCGGTTCGTTAGGGTGGCAGCACAGCCTCACTGCCGTCGAATCCGAAGAACATTTGGTGTTTGTCGCAGGCGGGCCGTCATTTGCCGTGCGCAGTTCGCCGTTGCTGCGCGATGCCGCGTTGGTGGGTGTGCAGGCCAGCCTTGCGCTGAGCCCGGCCACACGGGTCAATCTTGATTACAGCGGCCAATGGGGTGGCCGTGAGAAAACCCAGGGGGTGGGGCTGAGCCTCAACTGGCAGTTCTGA
- a CDS encoding YgdI/YgdR family lipoprotein produces the protein MNMKNLGLPLVALTFLVLAGCATQTVVTLQNGTQYLTKDNPKTKTADGFYEFTDIAGKRVRVKAADVATVRKED, from the coding sequence GCTTCCGCTGGTTGCACTCACTTTTCTGGTATTGGCCGGTTGCGCGACGCAAACCGTGGTGACACTGCAAAATGGCACCCAGTATTTGACCAAGGACAACCCGAAAACCAAGACCGCCGATGGCTTCTACGAATTCACCGACATCGCCGGCAAGCGCGTGCGCGTCAAGGCCGCCGATGTGGCCACCGTGCGCAAGGAAGACTGA
- a CDS encoding TolC family outer membrane protein, translating into MKHMFIALLLTSASAQAAMGPFDVYEQALRNDPVFLGAIKERDAGLENRAIGRAGLLPRLSYNYNKGRNNSQATLPDGRGGNYHDDRNYNSYGSTFSLQQPLFDYEAYANYRKGVAQALFADESFRDKSQALLVRVLTYYTQALFAQDQIDIARAKKKAFEQQFQQNQHLFQQGEGTRTDILEAESRYELATAEEIQALDEQDASLRELGALIGVQSVNIHDLAPLNQGFAAFTLTPANYDTWHELAISNNPTLASQRQALEVARYEVERNRAGHLPKVTAYASSRQQESDSGNTYNQRYDTNTIGVEVSLPLYAGGGISASTRQASRAMEQAEYELEGKTRETLIELRRQFSACLSGVSKLRAYQKALVSAEALVVSTQQSILGGERVNLDALNAEQQLYSTRRDLAQARYDYLMAWTKLHYYAGNLRDTDLAKVDEAFGPMK; encoded by the coding sequence ATGAAGCACATGTTTATCGCCTTGCTGTTGACCAGCGCGAGTGCCCAGGCCGCCATGGGCCCGTTCGATGTCTACGAGCAGGCCTTGCGTAACGATCCAGTGTTCCTCGGCGCCATCAAGGAGCGCGACGCCGGCCTGGAAAACCGTGCCATTGGCCGCGCAGGTCTGTTACCGAGGCTCTCGTACAACTACAACAAGGGGCGTAACAACTCCCAGGCCACCTTGCCGGACGGGCGTGGCGGCAATTACCACGACGACCGCAACTACAACAGCTACGGCTCCACCTTCAGCCTGCAGCAGCCGCTGTTCGACTACGAGGCCTATGCCAATTACCGCAAGGGCGTGGCCCAAGCGCTGTTTGCCGATGAGAGTTTTCGCGACAAGAGCCAGGCGCTGTTGGTGCGGGTGCTGACGTACTACACCCAGGCCTTGTTCGCCCAGGACCAGATCGACATCGCCCGTGCCAAGAAGAAGGCGTTCGAACAGCAATTCCAGCAAAACCAGCATTTGTTCCAGCAAGGCGAGGGCACCCGCACGGACATTCTGGAAGCCGAATCACGCTACGAATTAGCCACCGCCGAAGAGATCCAAGCCTTGGACGAACAGGATGCGTCCTTGCGGGAACTGGGCGCCTTGATCGGCGTACAGAGCGTCAATATTCATGACCTGGCCCCGCTGAACCAGGGCTTTGCCGCGTTTACCCTGACGCCGGCCAACTATGACACCTGGCATGAACTGGCGATCAGCAATAACCCCACGCTGGCCTCCCAGCGCCAGGCCCTGGAGGTGGCGCGTTATGAAGTGGAGCGCAACCGCGCCGGGCATCTGCCCAAGGTCACGGCCTATGCCAGCTCGCGCCAGCAGGAGTCCGACAGCGGCAACACCTACAACCAGCGCTATGACACCAACACCATTGGCGTCGAAGTCAGCCTGCCGCTGTATGCCGGTGGCGGTATCTCCGCGTCCACACGTCAGGCCAGCCGCGCCATGGAGCAGGCTGAGTACGAATTGGAGGGCAAGACGCGTGAAACCCTGATCGAACTGCGTCGGCAGTTCAGCGCCTGCCTGTCGGGGGTGAGCAAATTGCGTGCGTATCAGAAGGCGCTGGTGTCGGCCGAAGCGCTGGTGGTGTCGACCCAGCAAAGCATCCTCGGCGGCGAGCGGGTCAACCTTGATGCGCTGAACGCCGAGCAGCAGCTCTACAGCACTCGCCGCGACCTGGCACAGGCGCGCTACGACTACCTGATGGCCTGGACCAAGTTGCATTACTACGCCGGCAACCTGCGAGACACCGACCTGGCGAAGGTCGATGAGGCGTTCGGCCCGATGAAATAA
- a CDS encoding autotransporter serine protease: protein MNTRKSGLTTAIHTALGYPLKASRSAPYGALLCCLASLGTVQAAPYVETGKLGDAASWRSNEFKADWGLGAVHADTAYAAGYTGKGVKLGIFDQPVYAQHPEFASPGKVVTIVTEGIRQYTDPYIPVKAGDAFRYDGTPSLGSNGKLGNHGTHVGGIAAGNRDGGPMHGVAFDAQIISAENGDPGPEDGIILGNDGAVYKAGWDALVASGARIINNSWGIGIGDQYAKGGRDPAFANFTVNEAQAQFNNIRPILGTIAGGAYQGAIDAARSGVLTIFAAGNDYNRNNPDAISGLAYFVPEIAPNWLSVAALQQNPDTASADPYVISTFSSRCGYAASFCVSAPGTRIYSSVINGTNLDNLTTDYANFNGTSMAAPHVAGSAAVLMERFAYMSGDQISTLLKTTATDLGAPGIDSLYGWGMINLGKAINGPGMFVTAEDIPAEFRIDGAYGSGQFVADLPGVGAVVDAGKPTQRICNDVHCGLDLWSNDIAGHGGLTKQGIGTLVLTGTNTYSGPTLVNQGLLAINGSLTSNVTVSQSGVVGGSGRIGSLLAKAGGTVAPGNSIGTLNVAGDVTFEAGSTYAVELSPTNSDRIVAGGTATLNGGTVTLALENSPTLLSGAQAQSLIGRQYNILQAAGGITGNFGAVLPNYLFLGGNLNYAANGVQLDVARNANSFASVGATNNQRAVAASAEQLGAGNAVYESLLLAPDAASAQGAFQQLSGEIYPALETALVNDSRYVREAVGERLRNGEMGATSETVDSRGNVWVKALGAWGKTDSRSDTAGYTTSIGGMLAGVDGVLDESTRIGLVAGYSDTSLNMGSGTHSRASVDSYHFGAYAGHEIGAWRLSGGATYSWHRADVKRDLQYGDVSGKQKAKVDARSTQVFTEAAYRVDVQPLALEPFANLAYVHLDSDGFTEKGDAAALESRDDTRDLVLSTLGVRALKTFTVNDRQQLEVSGTLGWQHNLSSTDSKQHLAFASGGPSFAVESAPMVRDAALVGARVSLALSKEARVNFDYNGLLSSKDKVHGVGLSLDWAF from the coding sequence GTGAATACACGCAAGTCAGGGTTAACTACCGCCATCCACACCGCCTTGGGTTACCCGCTCAAGGCCAGCCGCAGCGCGCCATACGGTGCGTTGCTGTGTTGCCTGGCAAGCCTGGGGACCGTCCAGGCCGCGCCCTATGTGGAAACCGGCAAGCTGGGCGATGCCGCCAGCTGGCGCAGCAACGAGTTCAAGGCCGACTGGGGCCTGGGCGCCGTGCATGCCGATACCGCGTATGCCGCCGGCTACACCGGCAAGGGTGTCAAGCTGGGGATCTTCGACCAGCCGGTGTACGCCCAGCATCCGGAGTTCGCCAGCCCCGGCAAGGTGGTGACGATTGTCACCGAGGGCATTCGCCAATATACCGACCCGTACATTCCGGTGAAGGCCGGCGATGCGTTTCGTTATGACGGCACGCCGTCCCTCGGCTCCAATGGCAAGCTCGGCAACCATGGCACCCACGTCGGCGGTATTGCCGCAGGTAACCGCGACGGCGGGCCGATGCACGGCGTGGCCTTCGATGCGCAAATCATCAGCGCCGAGAACGGTGACCCAGGGCCGGAAGACGGCATCATTCTCGGCAACGATGGCGCGGTGTATAAGGCCGGCTGGGACGCATTGGTCGCCAGTGGCGCGCGGATCATCAATAACAGCTGGGGCATCGGCATCGGTGACCAGTACGCCAAGGGTGGGCGTGACCCGGCTTTTGCGAATTTCACAGTCAATGAAGCGCAGGCGCAGTTCAACAACATCCGGCCAATCCTCGGAACCATCGCCGGTGGCGCCTACCAGGGCGCCATCGACGCGGCCCGCAGCGGCGTGCTGACGATCTTCGCCGCCGGTAACGACTACAACCGCAACAACCCGGACGCGATTTCCGGGCTGGCGTACTTTGTACCGGAGATTGCGCCCAACTGGCTGTCCGTCGCGGCCTTGCAGCAGAACCCGGACACCGCGAGCGCCGATCCGTATGTGATCAGTACATTCTCTTCACGTTGCGGCTATGCGGCGAGTTTCTGCGTGTCGGCACCCGGCACCAGGATCTACAGTTCTGTCATCAATGGCACCAACCTGGACAACCTCACCACCGACTACGCCAACTTCAATGGCACGTCCATGGCTGCGCCCCATGTGGCCGGCAGCGCGGCCGTGCTGATGGAGCGCTTTGCGTACATGAGCGGCGACCAGATCTCGACGCTGCTCAAGACCACCGCCACCGACCTTGGCGCACCGGGCATCGACTCGCTGTACGGCTGGGGCATGATCAACCTGGGCAAGGCAATCAATGGCCCGGGGATGTTCGTCACGGCCGAGGACATTCCGGCCGAGTTTCGCATCGACGGCGCCTATGGCAGCGGGCAGTTTGTCGCGGATTTGCCGGGCGTGGGTGCGGTAGTCGATGCCGGCAAGCCGACTCAGCGAATCTGCAACGATGTGCATTGCGGGCTGGACCTGTGGAGCAATGACATCGCCGGGCACGGCGGCCTGACCAAGCAGGGCATCGGCACGCTGGTACTCACCGGCACCAACACCTACAGCGGCCCGACGCTGGTCAACCAGGGTCTGCTGGCCATCAATGGCTCGCTCACTTCAAACGTCACCGTCAGCCAGAGTGGCGTGGTCGGAGGTTCCGGGCGCATCGGTTCGCTGCTGGCGAAAGCCGGCGGTACCGTAGCGCCGGGCAACTCCATCGGCACCTTGAACGTGGCGGGGGATGTGACGTTTGAGGCTGGGTCTACCTATGCCGTGGAGCTCTCGCCCACCAACAGTGATCGCATTGTGGCGGGAGGCACGGCCACCTTGAACGGCGGCACGGTGACCCTCGCGCTGGAAAACAGCCCGACGCTGCTCAGTGGCGCACAGGCGCAAAGCCTGATCGGGCGCCAGTACAACATCCTGCAAGCCGCCGGCGGCATTACCGGCAACTTTGGCGCGGTGCTGCCCAACTACCTGTTCCTCGGCGGCAACCTGAACTATGCGGCCAACGGTGTGCAACTGGACGTGGCGCGTAACGCCAACAGTTTTGCCAGTGTGGGCGCCACAAACAACCAGCGGGCCGTGGCCGCTTCCGCCGAGCAGTTGGGCGCGGGCAATGCCGTGTATGAAAGCCTGCTGCTGGCGCCGGATGCAGCTTCGGCGCAAGGGGCTTTCCAGCAACTGTCGGGGGAGATCTATCCGGCGCTGGAAACTGCCCTGGTCAATGACAGCCGCTACGTGCGCGAAGCCGTGGGCGAGCGTCTGCGCAATGGAGAGATGGGGGCGACCAGCGAGACCGTCGACAGCCGTGGCAACGTATGGGTGAAGGCCTTGGGCGCGTGGGGCAAGACCGACAGCCGTAGCGACACAGCCGGCTACACCACCTCTATCGGCGGCATGCTCGCCGGGGTGGACGGTGTACTCGACGAGTCCACACGCATCGGCCTGGTCGCGGGCTACAGCGACACCTCACTGAATATGGGCAGCGGCACGCATTCCCGCGCTTCGGTTGACAGCTACCACTTCGGCGCCTACGCCGGGCATGAGATCGGTGCCTGGCGCCTGAGCGGTGGTGCCACCTACAGCTGGCACCGTGCAGACGTAAAACGCGACCTGCAATACGGCGACGTCTCCGGCAAGCAGAAAGCCAAGGTTGATGCACGTAGCACCCAGGTGTTCACCGAGGCGGCCTATCGCGTCGATGTGCAACCGTTGGCCCTGGAGCCCTTCGCCAATCTGGCCTATGTGCACTTGGACAGCGATGGCTTTACCGAAAAAGGCGACGCTGCGGCGCTTGAAAGTCGCGACGACACCCGCGACCTGGTGCTGAGTACCCTGGGTGTGCGCGCCTTGAAAACCTTCACTGTGAATGACCGCCAGCAACTGGAGGTATCCGGCACCCTGGGCTGGCAGCACAACCTCAGCAGCACTGACTCGAAGCAGCACCTGGCCTTCGCTTCGGGCGGACCTTCGTTTGCCGTCGAAAGTGCGCCTATGGTGCGCGATGCGGCGTTGGTCGGCGCGCGGGTCAGCCTGGCGTTGAGCAAGGAGGCGCGGGTGAACTTCGACTACAACGGTCTGCTGTCCAGCAAGGACAAGGTCCATGGGGTGGGGTTGAGCCTGGATTGGGCGTTCTGA